One window of the Mixophyes fleayi isolate aMixFle1 chromosome 6, aMixFle1.hap1, whole genome shotgun sequence genome contains the following:
- the LOC142161534 gene encoding glutathione S-transferase P 1-like: MTGYVLTYFPLRGKAEHIRLLLADQGALWTEEEVQFSDWFSGKCDLKKQAVFGQLPRFKDGNFELYQSNSILRYLARKYDIAGTNNQESAFIDMVNDGVEDLRLKYGRLLMFEFETGKEKYINDLPNHLGAFEKILSQNSNGTKFVVGDKISYADYNLLDTLHAHIHIFPKCLSSFPLLSAYIARIESQPKLSVYLKSEERKNRPIIPKK; the protein is encoded by the exons TGACTGGATATGTTTTAACCTATTTCCCACTGAGGG GAAAAGCTGAGCACATACGACTACTGCTTGCAGACCAAGGGGCTTTGTGGACAGAAGAGGAGGTGCAGTTTTCAGATTGGTTTTCAGGAAAATGTGATCTGAAAAAACAGGCG GTCTTTGGTCAGTTGCCCCGGTTTAAAGATGGAAACTTTGAACTGTATCAGAGCAACAGTATTCTGAGATACTTGGCACGCAAATATG ACATTGCTGGAACCAATAACCAGGAGAGTGCGTTCATCGACATGGTCAATGATGGCGTGGAGGATCTGAGACTGAAGTACGGCCGCCTGCTCATGTTTGAATTT GAAACTGGTAAAGAGAAGTACATTAATGATTTGCCCAATCATCTGGGAGCATTTGAGAAGATTCTTTCCCAGAATTCTAACGGAACCAAATTTGTGGTAGGAGATAAG ATCTCATATGCTGATTACAATCTCCTGGACACCCTCCATGCCCACATTCATATATTCCCCAAATGTTTGTCCTCATTTCCCCTCCTCTCTGCTTACATTGCCCGCATTGAATCACAACCAAAGCTGAGTGTGTACTTGAAATCTGAAGAGCGCAAGAATCGCCCTATTATCCCCAAAAAGTAA